Genomic window (Pristis pectinata isolate sPriPec2 chromosome 28, sPriPec2.1.pri, whole genome shotgun sequence):
ATTTATAGTCATGCATTTTAAAGCATTCTCCTCCGTTTGACAATTTTACttgtaaattccttccttttaacacacagaaatatttgttttttttgtataaaaagcACTGTACTGTCGGTATATGTTATTATATGTTCTATAGTGTCCAGTAGAAATGTCTATGTGTTGTTTAGGTTCTGATATCTATTGTGCCATTGGAAATGGCTGCATGGAAAAGTGGTGGAGCGGCTAATACTGGCAAGATTTGGAAGTGCACATGTACTTAATGATTTAATTGCAGCAGATTCCAACGCCAGAATCCGGAGGGTGAGCAGTATTTAGCTGCAATCAGGCCAGAAATGTTGCACAAGGTTTTTCTCTTGAAAGAGCGCCTATGTGTCCATTGAAGGGCGCTGATCCGAAAAGACAGAGGGGACAAATAAAAATCGATCTGAAGCGACCCTGGCCGTCCTTTTCACACGATTCACACACAATCCCCTCTCAACTCTGCCAAGACAAAGGCCTGGGGCTGGAGGGATTCTCCACCAGCCACAGATACCCTTTTGGAAAACGCGGAGATAATTTTACACTGGGCACAAACCACGTTCTATATCAACAGATCATCTCAAACCCCAAAAGAAATATTTGCTCTTCTTCGAAGCGTTGATGGGGGCGGGGTGGGATGTTAAGCTTTGGGGGACTGGGTCACTTTTGTACCCTGAATCTGAAACAACTTTATAGATGAAACAGAACATAAATAAATTACTTTGACATGAAGTTCTTCAAACTCCAGTAACCACACATatcagggggagagggggtgatcAGAAGTTGAGGGTAACTTAATTATTTATCCCCATCTCTTCTTGCTAGACTAATATAGTCGCAGTATAAATCTGGTTTGCTTCTGATGCACGTATTCTACACTGTTTTCTGTACTTTTGGCCTTTCattaccatcccccccccccccccccccatccactccGAAAAAAAATCCATATATTGGAAACTTTCACTAAAAGCGTTGAACTGACCAGAGCAAAGGAGCGAAATTGCGCAGGGTAGGGGTATTACTCGCTCGGGGGTTTAAAAGGAGCGGATCGCattccactgcactttccctCAGCTCGGCGATATCGATAGGCCCATAAAGTTAACCATAAGAATGGGCGAAAGTTAAATTGCAAATCGAAAGTACTTCCCTGGTTTCTGAATATTTATATCAGCCTCTCGCTCTCGCCAAAGGCTACCTTTTATCAGTTTACACTATCGGTCGAGCAAACAGATGACGGTCGATGAAATGAATGATTCTCTTCAATAGGCAAATAGATCAGGTGAGGAGCAGACGAGCCCTCCTTCAGTTCACCTGCCAGAAAAAAAAGAGATTCATCTCACTCAGTAGTTCCCAACTCGGTTCCGCCAAGATTCACAACTTCCTGTGTCCAGAGGAGACTCGAACCCATCACGATGCAAATAATTTCGGACACTGAACAAAGACAATTGCAAGCAATGATGTTTGGTATGTTTTTAATAAATATATGTATCTATACTTTTCTTTATTTAATCGAGGGAAAATACGCTTTTCTTGATCAAAACATTATCGTTCTTAAACACCTGTATTAATTAATCTATATTATTTTGACACGAAGCAGGTTTAGAATTTCAACACATGCTCTACTTTGTAGCCTATTGAATATCCGATAAAACAATTAAAGTTTTGCTTTAATTATTTCTagatttaatgaaaaaaaatcatcaaatcaTGCTCGGGTTCTCGTTCTGATTATTTTGGTAATCTAGTGCTCAGTTCCTACGTTCCGGGTAGTTATGTACGTGTTTCCAAATGTATTAGCGATCACCGGTCGGGAATTCAATCGAACCGTGAATAGGTTGTAGCATCGCACGATAGTGTAATATTAGCAAATATGCAACAGAACCATCAGAAATAAACATTCTTCGCCAACCTCTAAATAAAGCCAAGGTACCTAGAACCTTTCTAAAGCGATTGCCCGTCGAGTACGCAGAAATCCAAAGCCTCTGTCCCGTGTTTCAATGAATTAGATTTGTTTTTCAGTCATTGCTAAATTGCTGTGTAATAGTGCTTTGATTTACAACGCTGGATATCGCCGGCGAGctcatttaaagaaaaacttttGTCTTTAAAATAAGAAAACAGTCTGAATCGCCGCAAATGAGCGAGTAAACGTTGCCACAATCAACAGATTTAATTTGAACTGTGCATTAGAAATTGGTACTCACCACTTTTATCTAGATCCAGACACTCAGCTGATGATTTTTGTGgggaaaatatatatatttatttatttgagggatgaagcagccagcttcGGTTTGGCTTTACTGCTTTAGATGAGCCGTTTTAGATGGGGGAAAAGTCTATTAGCAATCGGTTGTTTTGGAAATACGACCAATTCCAGGCACTTAAGCCAACCCAAGCGTCCAGGCAGatctagaaaaaaaacaaagcgaCGGAGATCACGCAGTCCCGCTCAGCAACGTCCGAGTCAATTAGAGAAAAATCCTAAAGAATTAATCACATTAAAGGTGCAGAAGTTTTTTTTCGGGGTATAAAGGACGCGTTGTGAGCGAGGAGGCGCCGCGATCCCTTTGAATGGCTTTTCTGCTCCGGAGTTCTACAGCGACACTCCATACGCTAGGTGGCAGCCAGATACTGTACAAGATTTTGACAAATTCTCCAGCATATGCTGCGATTTAGCACTGTAAATTTTTCAGAAGCCCGCTGCACTGACAGCTCCCGGCGGTTATCAAAGTGCCACAAGTCACCGCTTAAAAACTGCAATGACTTTGAGATCACCAGGACACAATGGGAACCACTTTCCCTATTCATTGTGTTGAAATgtagtgagagagaaagaaacagggcgAATTCACAGGGAACTCAAATTCAATAGATCTAGCTGGTTATCAGAGAACAACTGGGAAGTAAGTGGCATCTAGTTCGTGTTATAAATAGGTTTCTATGGCCATGCCATAGTTGGCATAGAACACAATATTAATTTACCAAATCCTATGCACCTCCATCCCTTGGAAACTATTTGAACTCCGACTGACTAGTTTCTGATTGTCTCTCTGGTTGATTTCGAAGCAACTCAAACTTACTTTTGAAATTATCACCAAGTGTAACCTTACtatctgcaattaaaaataataaaacagcGATTCAATTTTGCTCCAGAAAACATGTTTCAAACTTCTGCCTGCATCTCTTAAAAAGGCTTCTAGCAACATGCACCTTTGGCTAGATAATAGTGATATTGACACATTGTTTAATTACTAACAAAAGAtattcatttcacatttctcaaaACTAACCGCATATAGCGTTCCAGCCTGTCGACTATCTGTTCAAATTAAATTAAGCTTTTGCCTAACTCATTGAAGCTGTTCAATTTAAAACCATGCGTACTTTTTTGTAACTTGCCACATATATTGCCTTAGATGCTATACTGGAGATTTTGTCCCTTCTTTACTGAACCAAGTGAGCGTAGTTCCTGTGCGATTGCATTGTGAAATGGACATTACAAAGAAAAGGAGTTCATTTACCTCCAAGTAAACACATCATGTGTTACAGATTTTAATCACTTCCTTTAATTGTAAGGACACTGCTAAGGAACTGTACCCACAAATTATATACATTCGAGTGGATTTGTGAAGGAAGGTCAGCAAAGCACAGAGGGAAAATGTTTTCTTCAAAGTAACGGTATTTAAGGTACTATCCATTGGACTTCAAAGTGAACACCTGTTTAATGCAATGTCTCATGTTTGTGTACAATATCCTTGATCGGgtataatttcatattttatatgTTAACTGCGTAATAATGTATTCATCGATAGGCGTGAGAATTTCTGAATATTCCCGGTAAAGCATACTATCAATTTTGAAAGCATGTATCAAATGTACAGGATGCATCTAAATTGTGCTTTATAGTGCATATGTATTAAATTATAtcctttttttgttaaaatacCGTGAAATATGCAGTTGCAATTCAGCGCGAGCGGATTCTAAATAGCACGCAGCTTCCTACAATAATGCATTTTTTTCCTCCATACACACTAATTCAATTCCAAGTACTTATTTAGTGTACTACAAGAATTCCGCAAAGTATTAGTTGCTGCAATTAAACATAACATACAATGTGGCCAGACTCTCCAAAACCATTGAATTTACGTGTCTGTTATATTTCTCACGCCAACATTTGTCAATTCTGCCCTGTTGAAACGTCAGATTTCTAGTTAATTTTAGTAGCACTGCCAACAGAATAACCCATCCAGCCCAGAGTGACCCTTAAATATAATATGGTATAAATGGAGATGTCCTTTTTCCATAATAAATACATGATACACTGAAATCCATTATTATAGAGGGACAAGGGAGAAAGTCTTATCGGAGCAACTACGCTCCAAAGAATCGTCCGTCCATATAGTTTCGGGCATTTTGGTGCATATCTGCATATCCTTGTGGAAATATCAGTCTTCCTATATGTTTCAATGTATCTAGCTAACCAGTTATTCGTATACTTCAAAGCTCTTTTTCACTTTTTAGGATTTCAAAGTAAACGCGTTATTTATCCGAATTAATAATGGTTCATCAGATGAATGAGACCCTCTCGAGTATTCATAGCTCTTCTAAGGCTAGATACCTTGtggaactaaaaaaaaacaattattctcCATAAACTAGCCGTAGCTGATTTCTGacattattttacttcattttatttggacgctttcaaaaaaaatcttcataatCCTCGCTACCGTTAGGATGTCCCAATTAATACAATAGCGTCGCCGCTAATGTTAAGACAATCTTCAGCATCAACTCGTCACTGATAAAACTgacacttcaaaaaaaattggtATTGATGGATCTTTGATTTTTCAAGAAAATGCTTATCCCAGAAGCTATCAAAATTATATATACATATTAGGCATATTGTAAACTCTGGACTAGTGTCTTTAATAATGTTGAATAAACTCTTCATATATCAAAATTCTCTTTCTACAAGACACGCTtgtataaataattttaatgagGATTGTTCAATGTTTGTTGTTGCGTGAGTTTGCTGAGTCTTTTATCTCATATCATTTATTAGATTATTTAATATTACCTATATATTAATTTTATCTACATATGGCTCAATTGTGGCGGTTGCATTTATAAAATCTACAGTTCTCCCAACGCCACCCATCcttccagattttttaaaatgaaaaagtggaggtggtgtggggggagAAATAAAAAACTTATTTTTCGAAGTAGACCTCTGCGCATGGATTTAATGTAAATTTGTTGCCGGCCAGGATGTGCTAGATAATAAGTAAGGTGCCTATCCAATGCGGTGCAGGGGGCGGGCCAGATGTCCCAGCCCCTCGAACCTAAAGCTCTGACCAGTCGCCTTTGATTGTCAGTCGCCAGCAGCCGCCGCTTGGCTCCGTCACTCGGCAGCGCCATATAAGGAAAGCATCTCCATAGAAACGTGTCAGTTTCAATAGTCGTGTCAAAGTTCACTATATACAGCCATCCGCGCAGATTTCCCCTTTCAGAAAAATTACTCCGCAAGCCCGCTCGTTCAAATCGGATTCACTTCCAACCCCCTTTTGCATATTTGATCAGtttgattctctctctcttcctttttttgCCTCCTCTCGCATGAGAGAGGTTCTATAGCTCTCCCTTTTTCACGACGTCGACTCTTTTTTTTGTAGTCTCTTTTGCTGGCGAGTTGTTGACTCTCATCGTGTGTATGTGCAGTTCCAGCACTACCAGTACGGCGGAGAATTTATGATCAGTTGATGGTCGGGCACTTCTACTCCGGATCGTGCATCTGCCTTCAAGAGTcgatcattttttttgttttcaatcttTAACCTTTCGTCCCCCTTCTTCCTTTTTTGATGGgtttcctgaatggctgactgcGTGTTGCCCTGGTCCTGGCCCCCCGACACTCGCCTCTTCTCTGCCGATCGGGTTTGAactgctgctctctctctctctctctctctctcccctctctctctctttctctctctctctctctctctctctttctctgtatttttttttgtcggCTAATCGACTCTCCTTCCTTCATTTTCCTGATTTGCCGATCCAAAAGACAAGACCTTTTTTTTCGCTGCCTGATAACACTCTGCCCGAGATATGGCAATGGTAGTTAGTACGTGGCGAGACCCGCAGGACGACGTGGCCGGAGCGCAGGGCACACAGCCACCCCCGCCTCAGCAAGGACCGCAACAGCCTTCTGGAGCACCCCTTACCCCGCAGACTCCGGGCCAGCCGGGAGCCCCGGGCACCCCGGCCCAGTCCAACCAACAGCAAGGCgagaagcagcagcagcacatcGAGTGTGTGGTGTGCGGGGATAAATCGAGCGGCAAACACTACGGCCAGTTCACCTGCGAAGGCTGCAAGAGTTTCTTTAAAAGAAGTGTGCGCAGAAACTTGACGTACACATGTCGTGCCAACAGGAACTGCCCCATAGACCAACACCACCGCAATCAGTGTCAGTACTGTCGCCTGAAAAAATGCCTCAAAGTCGGCATGAGACGGGAAGGTATTGAGaattcatttatttcaaatgtttgaaCCGGTCTAACCACCAACCCCCACTTCCACCTAGTAAAAAAAACGCTAAACAGCGCTTGTTTAATTCTATAAAGTTAAAATGGGCTTTCATGCATGCATATTGCAATCAATTGCTATCGTCTGTCTCTGCAGTTTAGGGTTGAGAAAGTCCTTTAAATGTTCTTGTAAATGTTATATTTTGCTTTcactttgtatgtgtgtgtgtttgtgtgtttgtgtgtgtgtgtgtctgtgtgtataagagagagagagaactgtgtgtgggggagagagtgCTCGAAAATTGTAAGTTGTAGATTAACCATAGAAAGCGTGTTTTGATTGTAATCTAATTTGAAAAATGTGTTATGTTACACATGAAACTTCACATGAAAAGAGAGGAGGGTGCTAATAATGCACTGTGCAAGTTGGAGCAGTTTGTAGAGTAAAGTCCAgataggaaaataaatcagccattgttttaaaatatttaatcagtTTTTACACGCTTTAGGGAAATGACATAGCAAAATTGCATTGCAGTGCTTGGCTTAACATATGCAGTCGTGGTTTAAAATATGCAGCATTATGCTGTAGCATAGGTgagatttatataaaaaaagatagTGTCTGCGGCAGCTCTTGTTTTTTGGTAAATGGCTAGGAGTATGTATTGTGTGCAAACTGTCTGAAAATGTGGTAAGATTCAGGTTTCAATATCTGTAGTCTGTTCTTTTCGCACTGCAGCAGTCCAAAGGGGAAGAATGCCACCTACACAACCGACTCCAGGCCAGTTCGCCTTGACAAACGGAGACCCACTCAACTGCCATTCCTATTTATCGGGATATATCTCCCTGTTACTGCGGGCCGAGCCCTATCCGACCTCCCGCTACGGCAGCCAGTGCATGCAACCGAACAATATCATGGGCATTGAAAACATTTGTGAACTGGCCGCTCGGCTGCTCTTCAGCGCCGTGGAATGGGCGAGGAATATCCCTTTCTTCCCGGATCTGCAGATCACAGACCAGGTAGCCCTGCTAAGGCTGACCTGGAGTGAGTTGTTTGTTCTGAACGCTGCCCAGTGTTCCATGCCTCTTCATGTGGCTCCTCTCTTGGCCGCCGCCGGGCTCCATGCGTCTCCTATGTCTGCAGACAGGGTCGTTGCTTTCATGGATCACATAAGGATCTTCCAGGAACAGGTCGAAAAACTCAAGGCTTTGCACGTCGATTCGGCAGAGTACAGCTGCTTAAAGGCCATTGTCCTCTTCACATCAGGTAAGCAAATATTCACTTCAAAATATGGCTGATCTGCAATCAGAACAGCCATGATATCAGATCAGAATGGAGATTCAGGAAAATGTTCAGCTCTACTTTCAGTGTACTTAGCGTACTGTCATGTACTCTCCATATAATGTCTATTAATATTGAAATGGCTTAAAAGTCTTCATGCTTTAGCAAAACACAAGTTTTAAAATATGATGAAAACTCTTCATGAGCTTTTTAACCATTTGTAGTGATTTATGTCATAGGCAGTTACTGCATATTTTCCAACGTTTTTCATGGGAAGGTATattaggattttttaaaaatgaagtcCGAATGTAAATCTGAAAGAAGAGAAAATTATaattctattttccatttttcctacgTTACAAAGTGAGTCTATTTCCATCATATAATGTTCAGAATTACTGAATTTAAGTTATAATAGTAGCACAACCGTTCTTTTAGAGCTGGTATAAAGCTTTCAGGGATTGATATCAGGAAACAGAAAATTCCAGTTTATGTGGGAAAGCGGTTCACAATCCCTTCCTTGTTGTGTCAGAGTGATCTGGGTATCCAGAGGACTCTCTGGACCCCTTCCAGTGCTCGAGTCGTGACCCAAActtccttttttatattattaCTTCACACATAAAAACGATGCTTTTCCAAAATGTCTTTTTTAACCAAACTAATCAAATTAAAGTGAGCATTTAGTTGGGGAAAAACAATATCCAGGCAACTGAGCTTAAATGAGGGTGACGTTTTGTGTGTTTGCTTTAAGTTATCACATGCCAGTTTTTATGAAGTAGTATTTTTCTTAGTCTT
Coding sequences:
- the LOC127583946 gene encoding COUP transcription factor 2-like isoform X4 codes for the protein MQIISDTEQRQLQAMMFAVQRGRMPPTQPTPGQFALTNGDPLNCHSYLSGYISLLLRAEPYPTSRYGSQCMQPNNIMGIENICELAARLLFSAVEWARNIPFFPDLQITDQVALLRLTWSELFVLNAAQCSMPLHVAPLLAAAGLHASPMSADRVVAFMDHIRIFQEQVEKLKALHVDSAEYSCLKAIVLFTSDACGLSDVAHIESLQEKSQCALEEYVRSQYPNQPTRFGKLLLRLPSLRTVSSSVIEQLFFVRLVGKTPIETLIRDMLLSGSSFNWPYMSIQ
- the LOC127583946 gene encoding COUP transcription factor 2-like isoform X2, which gives rise to MAMVVSTWRDPQDDVAGAQGTQPPPPQQGPQQPSGAPLTPQTPGQPGAPGTPAQSNQQQGEKQQQHIECVVCGDKSSGKHYGQFTCEGCKSFFKRSVRRNLTYTCRANRNCPIDQHHRNQCQYCRLKKCLKVGMRREAVQRGRMPPTQPTPGQFALTNGDPLNCHSYLSGYISLLLRAEPYPTSRYGSQCMQPNNIMGIENICELAARLLFSAVEWARNIPFFPDLQITDQVALLRLTWSELFVLNAAQCSMPLHVAPLLAAAGLHASPMSADRVVAFMDHIRIFQEQVEKLKALHVDSAEYSCLKAIVLFTSDACGLSDVAHIESLQEKSQCALEEYVRSQYPNQPTRFGKLLLRLPSLRTVSSSVIEQLFFVRLVGKTPIETLIRDMLLSGSSFNWPYMSIQ
- the LOC127583946 gene encoding COUP transcription factor 2-like isoform X1 yields the protein MAMVVSTWRDPQDDVAGAQGTQPPPPQQGPQQPSGAPLTPQTPGQPGAPGTPAQSNQQQGEKQQQHIECVVCGDKSSGKHYGQFTCEGCKSFFKRSVRRNLTYTCRANRNCPIDQHHRNQCQYCRLKKCLKVGMRREVCSFRTAAVQRGRMPPTQPTPGQFALTNGDPLNCHSYLSGYISLLLRAEPYPTSRYGSQCMQPNNIMGIENICELAARLLFSAVEWARNIPFFPDLQITDQVALLRLTWSELFVLNAAQCSMPLHVAPLLAAAGLHASPMSADRVVAFMDHIRIFQEQVEKLKALHVDSAEYSCLKAIVLFTSDACGLSDVAHIESLQEKSQCALEEYVRSQYPNQPTRFGKLLLRLPSLRTVSSSVIEQLFFVRLVGKTPIETLIRDMLLSGSSFNWPYMSIQ
- the LOC127583946 gene encoding COUP transcription factor 2-like isoform X3, with amino-acid sequence MQIISDTEQRQLQAMMFVCSFRTAAVQRGRMPPTQPTPGQFALTNGDPLNCHSYLSGYISLLLRAEPYPTSRYGSQCMQPNNIMGIENICELAARLLFSAVEWARNIPFFPDLQITDQVALLRLTWSELFVLNAAQCSMPLHVAPLLAAAGLHASPMSADRVVAFMDHIRIFQEQVEKLKALHVDSAEYSCLKAIVLFTSDACGLSDVAHIESLQEKSQCALEEYVRSQYPNQPTRFGKLLLRLPSLRTVSSSVIEQLFFVRLVGKTPIETLIRDMLLSGSSFNWPYMSIQ